In Curtobacterium sp. L6-1, a genomic segment contains:
- a CDS encoding acetylornithine transaminase — translation MSTETQTETWNDRFGASLMRSLIPPKIMLERGEGCRVWDVDGNEYLDFLAGIAVNSLGHAHPALVEAIADQAAKLVHVSNYFATPPQLELAERLKRISGAGDAGRVYFGNSGAEANEAAFKLARLNRGANGEKTRIIALQQAFHGRTMGALALTGKPALQQDFLPMIPGVEHVETSIEALERSIDGTVAALVLEPIKGEAGVVDLPEGFLQAARRLTEEHGALLILDEIQTGIGRTGAWFAFQNTGVVPDAITVAKGIAGGFPIGALVTFGWASDLFSAGQHGSTFGGNPLGTRVANAVLEEIERADLVAGAVVKGERIRAGITALGSELVEEVRGSGLLVGVGLRRPVAAAVAAAALERGLIINAPNESSLRIAPPLIVSDAEIDAFLSILAQSMAAVQGADQETSA, via the coding sequence GTGAGCACCGAGACGCAGACCGAGACCTGGAACGACCGGTTCGGGGCGTCGCTCATGCGATCCCTGATCCCGCCGAAGATCATGCTCGAGCGCGGCGAGGGCTGCCGGGTCTGGGACGTCGACGGCAACGAGTACCTCGACTTCCTCGCCGGCATCGCGGTGAACTCCCTCGGACACGCCCACCCGGCGCTCGTCGAGGCGATCGCCGACCAGGCCGCCAAGCTCGTGCACGTCTCGAACTACTTCGCGACGCCGCCGCAGCTCGAGCTCGCCGAACGGCTCAAGCGCATCTCCGGTGCGGGCGACGCGGGCCGCGTGTACTTCGGCAACTCCGGCGCCGAGGCCAACGAGGCCGCGTTCAAGCTGGCCCGCCTGAACCGCGGCGCGAACGGCGAGAAGACCCGCATCATCGCGCTCCAGCAGGCGTTCCACGGCCGGACGATGGGGGCGCTCGCGCTCACCGGCAAGCCCGCGCTGCAGCAGGACTTCCTGCCGATGATCCCCGGTGTCGAGCACGTCGAGACCTCGATCGAGGCGCTCGAGCGGTCGATCGACGGCACCGTCGCGGCGCTCGTCCTCGAGCCGATCAAGGGTGAGGCCGGCGTCGTCGACCTGCCCGAGGGCTTCCTGCAGGCCGCCCGACGCCTCACCGAGGAGCACGGCGCCCTGCTGATCCTCGACGAGATCCAGACCGGCATCGGCCGGACGGGTGCGTGGTTCGCCTTCCAGAACACCGGGGTCGTACCGGACGCCATCACCGTCGCCAAGGGCATCGCCGGCGGCTTCCCGATCGGCGCGCTCGTCACCTTCGGGTGGGCGTCCGACCTGTTCTCCGCCGGGCAGCACGGGTCGACCTTCGGCGGCAACCCGCTCGGCACCCGCGTCGCGAACGCGGTGCTCGAGGAGATCGAGCGCGCCGACCTCGTCGCCGGTGCCGTCGTCAAGGGCGAGCGGATCCGCGCGGGCATCACGGCCCTCGGGTCGGAGCTCGTCGAGGAGGTGCGCGGGAGCGGCCTGCTCGTCGGCGTCGGTCTCCGTCGCCCGGTCGCTGCGGCCGTCGCGGCCGCCGCCCTCGAACGCGGCCTCATCATCAACGCACCGAACGAGTCGAGCCTGCGCATCGCGCCGCCGCTCATCGTGTCCGATGCCGAGATCGACGCCTTCCTGTCGATCCTCGCCCAGAGCATGGCGGCCGTCCAGGGCGCCGACCAGGAGACCTCCGCATGA
- the argF gene encoding ornithine carbamoyltransferase, with the protein MTRHFLRDDDLTQAEQSAILDLAVEMKRDRWGAKPLAGPQSVAVIFDKSSTRTRVSFHVGISDLGGSPLIISTANSQLGGKETPTDTARVLERMVSAIVWRTYAQSGLEEMAASTTVPVVNALSDDFHPCQLLADLLTIREHRGALAGQTVAFVGDGASNMAQSYLLACATAGMHVRVASPVEFAPAPQVVTDAEHRAAETGGSVLVVTDPVAAVAGADVVVTDTWVSMGKEDEKQQRLATFAGYRVDDELLAHAADDAVFMHCLPADRGYEVTAEVIDGPRSIIWDEAENRLHAQKALLAWLLAANAPTAADGATAADVATPGN; encoded by the coding sequence ATGACCCGCCACTTCCTCCGGGACGACGACCTGACCCAGGCCGAGCAGTCGGCGATCCTCGACCTCGCCGTCGAGATGAAGCGCGACCGCTGGGGTGCCAAGCCGCTCGCAGGTCCGCAGAGCGTCGCCGTGATCTTCGACAAGTCGTCCACCCGCACCCGGGTGTCCTTCCACGTCGGCATCAGCGACCTCGGCGGCAGCCCGCTCATCATCTCGACCGCCAACAGCCAGCTCGGCGGCAAGGAGACCCCGACCGACACCGCCCGCGTGCTCGAGCGGATGGTGTCGGCGATCGTCTGGCGGACCTACGCCCAGTCCGGGCTCGAGGAGATGGCGGCGAGCACGACGGTCCCCGTCGTGAACGCGCTGTCCGACGACTTCCACCCGTGCCAGCTCCTCGCCGACCTGCTCACCATCCGTGAGCACCGCGGTGCCCTGGCCGGGCAGACCGTCGCCTTCGTCGGTGACGGCGCGAGCAACATGGCGCAGTCGTACCTGCTCGCGTGTGCCACGGCGGGCATGCACGTCCGCGTCGCCTCGCCGGTCGAGTTCGCACCGGCACCGCAGGTCGTGACCGACGCCGAACACCGCGCTGCCGAGACCGGCGGATCGGTGCTCGTCGTGACGGACCCGGTGGCCGCGGTCGCCGGTGCCGACGTCGTCGTGACCGACACCTGGGTCTCGATGGGCAAGGAGGACGAGAAGCAGCAGCGGCTCGCGACCTTCGCCGGCTACCGCGTCGACGACGAGCTCCTCGCGCACGCCGCGGACGACGCCGTGTTCATGCACTGCCTCCCCGCCGACCGCGGCTACGAGGTCACCGCCGAGGTCATCGACGGACCGCGCAGCATCATCTGGGACGAGGCGGAGAACCGCCTGCACGCCCAGAAGGCCCTGCTCG